One window of the Candidatus Jettenia sp. genome contains the following:
- a CDS encoding PIG-L family deacetylase, giving the protein MRKTSSKSLIHSLYRHVMNSVMIEQDEHELKRPAVVFSPHPDDETLGCGGTIIRKKRAGADVHIVFMTDGSQSHRQFISESVLKSIRRREAIEATRMLGVGQDNVTFLEFDDKKLWENRTIATDKVIDILLHHKPDKVFIPYYRETPPDHWATNKIVAAALRKIKKETMIYEYPIWFWNHWPWVTVPMSLRLKTIRTLRSIPFANLHLLLDFRSSVDIGDTLEVKRAALHEYKSQMTRLIPDKKWPTLNDVSQGKFLNCFFQPREIFYRYCM; this is encoded by the coding sequence ATGCGTAAAACATCCTCAAAATCACTGATACACAGTTTATACAGACATGTTATGAACAGCGTTATGATTGAACAGGATGAACATGAGCTGAAACGCCCTGCCGTTGTCTTCTCACCGCATCCTGACGATGAAACGTTGGGCTGCGGCGGCACTATTATCAGGAAAAAAAGGGCAGGAGCAGATGTGCATATTGTTTTCATGACTGACGGATCTCAATCGCATCGGCAGTTTATTTCAGAGAGCGTATTAAAGTCTATACGGAGAAGAGAAGCGATTGAGGCAACCCGTATGCTGGGAGTAGGGCAGGATAATGTTACCTTTCTTGAATTTGATGATAAAAAGTTATGGGAAAACCGGACGATAGCGACTGACAAAGTAATAGATATCCTCCTTCACCATAAGCCCGATAAGGTCTTCATTCCTTACTACCGGGAAACTCCTCCGGACCATTGGGCAACGAATAAAATTGTGGCAGCAGCGCTTCGAAAGATCAAGAAGGAGACTATGATATATGAGTATCCCATCTGGTTCTGGAATCATTGGCCATGGGTCACCGTACCGATGAGTCTTCGTCTTAAAACCATCAGGACATTAAGAAGTATTCCTTTTGCAAATTTGCATTTACTCTTAGACTTTAGGTCTTCTGTTGATATAGGAGACACTTTAGAGGTAAAGCGGGCTGCGTTACATGAATATAAATCACAGATGACAAGGCTTATTCCCGATAAGAAATGGCCTACACTCAATGATGTATCACAGGGAAAATTTCTGAATTGCTTTTTTCAACCTCGGGAAATTTTTTACCGGTACTGCATGTGA
- a CDS encoding sulfotransferase domain-containing protein — protein MKPNFLVIGAMKSATTSLCELLGDHPEVFICKPKEPEFFCKDTVYKRGWKWYESLFSSAHNKIAIGEGTASYTKRLVFPQTAIRIAHDIPDTKLIYIVRHPLERIESHWTHTTLAGVNPALRFCDALRQFPYYIDTSLYFHQISAYREYFSDDRILVLFFEDFKASPNKVLDQCFRFLGVDPTFQPSNPEKPRNVSGNLANTQMIRTMKQLPQLRSAIGLLPKSMKHPMKRIFQRQINKRPEWDKDTLQWVIDMVAPDAIAFLKHYGKPEDYWKLGNYRESEYPTPPVKLAS, from the coding sequence ATGAAACCGAATTTCCTTGTTATTGGGGCTATGAAAAGTGCAACTACCAGTCTTTGTGAGTTATTAGGAGATCATCCGGAGGTCTTTATTTGTAAACCGAAAGAACCAGAATTTTTTTGCAAAGATACTGTCTACAAGCGGGGTTGGAAATGGTATGAATCGTTGTTTTCTTCTGCTCATAATAAGATTGCCATCGGAGAGGGTACTGCATCATACACCAAGCGGCTTGTTTTCCCGCAGACCGCTATTCGTATAGCCCATGATATACCGGATACAAAACTCATCTATATAGTCCGTCATCCCCTGGAACGGATTGAATCTCATTGGACCCATACAACCCTTGCCGGAGTTAATCCTGCACTACGGTTTTGTGATGCGCTCCGTCAATTTCCCTACTATATTGATACAAGTCTCTATTTCCATCAGATCAGCGCCTACCGCGAGTATTTCTCGGACGACCGTATCCTCGTCTTGTTCTTTGAGGATTTCAAAGCCAGTCCAAATAAGGTTCTCGATCAGTGTTTCCGGTTTCTTGGTGTTGACCCAACCTTTCAACCATCAAACCCTGAGAAACCGCGTAATGTATCCGGCAATCTTGCTAATACACAAATGATTCGCACCATGAAACAACTTCCTCAACTGCGATCGGCAATAGGATTGCTACCTAAAAGTATGAAGCACCCGATGAAACGAATCTTTCAACGACAGATAAATAAACGTCCGGAGTGGGATAAAGATACCCTGCAGTGGGTAATTGATATGGTAGCTCCAGATGCAATTGCATTTCTCAAGCACTATGGTAAACCTGAAGATTATTGGAAATTGGGAAATTATCGGGAATCAGAATACCCTACACCTCCGGTTAAGCTTGCAAGTTGA
- a CDS encoding glycosyltransferase family 4 protein — MKIAFVSQPWNQCPPVKGGSISIWINEVARRLSKACDVVVYANSSKLQKKKELDGGVYYRRISTSFENRFLRYLKRFSQFYTVKRPLFASRTYYLGYVIKVARDIRKQKCDIVHVHNFSQFIPVIRAYNPGVKIILHMHCDWLVELDRSMIKQRLDRTDLIVGCSEYITEKIRRHFPEYAHRCQTIYNGVDIEHFAPEEDSGKKNNDAKHLLFVGRITPEKGLHTLLEAFQILVKQCPQVRMEIVGPHDQTPRSFIVDLHNNNKVANLKWFYDKNYLSQLKAMLCPDIASKVTFSGHIQQAYLHNNYRNADVLVNPSFSESFGMSLVEAMATEVPVVATRVGGMTEVIEEDKTGILVEPGDAPALAAAILRLLANEEMRKSMGSAARKRAVELFSWDRISEKLLCQYKNIDEHA, encoded by the coding sequence ATGAAAATTGCCTTTGTCAGTCAACCGTGGAATCAATGTCCACCTGTTAAAGGTGGCTCTATATCAATTTGGATTAACGAAGTCGCACGCCGTTTGAGTAAGGCGTGTGATGTTGTCGTCTATGCGAACAGCAGTAAATTACAGAAAAAAAAAGAACTCGACGGGGGGGTATACTATCGGCGCATTTCAACATCTTTTGAAAATAGATTTCTCAGGTATTTAAAACGTTTTTCACAATTCTATACGGTTAAACGTCCTCTTTTTGCCTCCCGTACCTATTATTTAGGGTATGTTATAAAAGTGGCAAGAGATATCAGAAAACAGAAATGTGACATTGTTCACGTCCATAATTTTTCCCAATTTATTCCTGTCATACGGGCTTACAATCCAGGAGTAAAGATTATCCTGCATATGCATTGTGATTGGCTTGTGGAGCTTGACCGTTCAATGATCAAACAGAGGCTTGATCGGACGGACCTGATTGTAGGATGCAGTGAATATATCACAGAAAAGATACGCAGACATTTTCCTGAATACGCCCACCGTTGTCAGACTATTTATAACGGCGTAGATATTGAACACTTTGCCCCGGAGGAGGACTCGGGGAAGAAAAATAACGATGCGAAACACTTACTGTTTGTTGGAAGAATAACACCGGAAAAAGGATTACATACTTTATTAGAGGCATTTCAAATACTCGTAAAACAATGCCCGCAGGTGCGGATGGAGATTGTCGGCCCCCATGACCAGACTCCCCGGTCATTTATTGTTGATTTGCACAATAACAATAAAGTGGCCAATTTAAAATGGTTTTATGACAAAAATTATCTCTCACAATTGAAGGCCATGCTTTGTCCAGATATAGCAAGCAAGGTAACCTTTTCCGGCCATATTCAGCAAGCGTATTTACATAACAATTATCGTAATGCGGATGTGCTCGTCAATCCTTCGTTTAGTGAGAGCTTTGGGATGAGCCTTGTTGAGGCTATGGCTACGGAGGTGCCGGTAGTTGCAACACGGGTTGGTGGTATGACAGAAGTTATAGAAGAAGATAAAACAGGTATATTAGTTGAACCTGGAGACGCACCTGCATTAGCTGCAGCCATTCTCCGCCTCCTGGCAAATGAAGAGATGAGAAAATCAATGGGAAGTGCTGCGCGTAAACGAGCGGTTGAACTCTTCTCCTGGGACCGTATTTCTGAAAAATTATTGTGCCAATATAAGAATATCGATGAACATGCGTAA
- a CDS encoding class I SAM-dependent methyltransferase — translation MPANYICYTCGERDISVFCEMKNVPVHSVLLMPSREIAVNYPKGDIALGFCQNCGFISNVAFDPRMHEYSSRYEETQGFSPTFNTFHRNLANQLIRRHNLHNKDIIEIGCGKGEFLTMLCELGKNRGIGFDPSYISERNQSEVRDRITFIRDFYSEKYANYHGDFICCKMTLEHIHLTADFVRTVRRSLENQQDTVVFFQVPDVIPILRGLGFWDIYYEHCSYFSRGSLARLFRMCGFDVINLTRDYNDQYLMIEARPGNGTNGTLFRDEDDFEELSKDVLYFSQNYRKQLDRWRYKFKEIKQSGKRAVIWGSGSKGVTFLTSLNITDEIEFVVDINPYKHGMYMPGTGHKIVGPVFLQEYKPDIAIVMNPIYCEEIQHDLQRRGLATELITVESE, via the coding sequence ATGCCAGCAAACTACATTTGTTACACGTGCGGTGAGCGCGATATATCAGTATTTTGTGAGATGAAGAATGTTCCTGTTCATAGTGTTCTTCTTATGCCAAGCCGGGAAATAGCGGTAAATTATCCTAAAGGAGATATTGCACTGGGGTTTTGTCAAAACTGCGGGTTTATTTCTAATGTCGCATTTGATCCCCGTATGCATGAGTATTCGTCCAGATATGAAGAGACTCAGGGGTTTTCGCCTACATTCAACACGTTTCATCGGAACCTGGCAAATCAATTGATACGCCGGCACAATCTCCATAATAAAGATATAATCGAAATAGGGTGCGGGAAAGGTGAATTTTTAACCATGCTTTGCGAATTAGGTAAAAACCGAGGCATTGGATTTGATCCGAGTTATATCAGTGAACGAAATCAAAGTGAAGTGAGAGACCGGATCACCTTTATACGAGATTTCTACTCGGAAAAATATGCCAACTACCACGGTGATTTCATTTGTTGTAAGATGACTTTGGAACATATTCATCTTACTGCCGATTTCGTACGAACTGTTCGGCGTTCATTGGAGAATCAACAAGATACTGTAGTTTTTTTTCAGGTCCCCGATGTCATTCCTATCCTTCGAGGTCTGGGGTTTTGGGATATTTATTATGAGCACTGCTCCTATTTCAGCCGGGGATCACTCGCCCGTCTCTTCCGTATGTGTGGTTTTGATGTTATCAATCTTACCAGGGACTATAATGATCAATATTTAATGATAGAGGCCCGACCCGGCAACGGAACGAATGGAACTCTTTTCAGGGATGAAGATGATTTTGAAGAGCTATCAAAAGACGTGCTATACTTTTCTCAAAATTATCGGAAACAGTTAGACAGGTGGAGATATAAATTCAAGGAGATAAAGCAAAGCGGGAAACGCGCTGTTATATGGGGGTCAGGATCTAAAGGTGTTACGTTTTTAACTTCTCTCAATATTACTGATGAAATTGAGTTCGTCGTAGATATAAATCCATATAAACATGGAATGTATATGCCAGGGACAGGACATAAAATCGTAGGCCCAGTTTTTTTACAAGAATATAAACCAGATATTGCTATTGTAATGAATCCGATTTACTGTGAAGAAATACAGCACGATCTTCAGAGGAGAGGTCTTGCTACAGAGCTTATCACGGTAGAATCTGAATGA
- a CDS encoding oligosaccharide flippase family protein yields MKNHIKRLGKDSIIYGVGDALKRMVVFLLLPVYTRYLTPTDYGRLELLMVTLNILFIIGSQGMGTAFSRFYGASRAELQNSELKRSELIRTSQYYLIFSSMIICGLLHIFSEQFSKLLFDQSDPHLTSFIKIIAFTSLFQIMSVIPFMLYRVRMQPMKFITVSLIGFFLQAALNVYFVVVVKTGVKGILLGNAISALVVVIINLVSTKNILFHTFSFLKLKHLLKFGLPLIPVGIFSWIMHFSDKFLLQKFATTHELGLYSIGSRFSNIVTLLIIGPFMMSWGAYCFQIATTEHAKQTFKIITTYFLFILCSISMGLVVLTPLVIKLMAGKQFWGAYIVVLPLVCANITYGMFYMFSLGINITKKTHYFLYIMSFGATLNIILNVIFIPKFGMIGAGFVSFTSNLVITLATYSISQRLYYIPFEKVRFLKICSIFIVITGCSWAFQMSNMLFDVLFRILLIVVFFLSLYLVKFLQNNELNYIKRAYNNLLQQKGIYNKIKFGYGLIRVQ; encoded by the coding sequence ATGAAAAATCATATAAAACGATTAGGTAAGGACTCTATTATTTATGGAGTGGGAGATGCCTTAAAACGTATGGTAGTTTTTTTGTTATTACCCGTTTATACGAGGTATCTTACTCCTACAGATTATGGTCGGCTTGAATTATTAATGGTTACTCTCAATATCTTATTCATTATAGGCTCTCAGGGAATGGGGACGGCTTTTTCCCGGTTTTATGGAGCTTCAAGGGCTGAATTACAAAATTCGGAATTGAAAAGATCTGAATTAATAAGAACGTCTCAATATTACCTGATATTTTCAAGTATGATTATATGCGGTCTTCTCCATATATTCTCAGAGCAATTTAGTAAGCTTTTATTTGACCAGAGTGACCCGCATCTGACATCTTTTATAAAGATAATCGCATTCACCAGCTTATTTCAAATAATGTCGGTAATTCCTTTTATGTTGTATAGAGTCAGAATGCAACCGATGAAGTTCATTACGGTATCCTTGATAGGTTTTTTCTTACAGGCTGCGCTGAATGTATACTTTGTTGTAGTAGTAAAAACAGGAGTCAAAGGAATTTTACTGGGAAATGCTATAAGCGCCCTTGTTGTAGTTATCATAAATCTTGTTTCAACGAAAAATATTCTCTTTCACACCTTTTCATTTTTAAAATTGAAACATTTATTAAAATTTGGTCTTCCCTTAATTCCTGTAGGAATTTTCTCATGGATAATGCATTTTTCAGATAAATTCTTACTCCAGAAGTTTGCTACAACACATGAACTTGGTCTCTATTCAATTGGAAGCAGGTTTTCCAATATCGTAACGTTATTAATTATCGGCCCCTTTATGATGTCGTGGGGCGCATATTGTTTTCAGATTGCAACTACGGAACATGCGAAACAAACTTTCAAAATAATTACAACATATTTCCTGTTTATTTTATGCTCGATAAGCATGGGTCTGGTTGTTTTAACTCCTCTTGTCATTAAATTAATGGCCGGCAAGCAATTTTGGGGTGCCTATATCGTCGTGTTGCCTTTGGTATGCGCAAATATTACGTATGGTATGTTCTATATGTTTTCTTTAGGGATAAATATAACAAAAAAAACCCATTATTTTTTGTATATCATGTCTTTCGGAGCGACTTTAAACATTATCTTGAATGTTATCTTTATCCCGAAATTCGGAATGATAGGGGCAGGTTTTGTATCGTTTACCTCTAATTTGGTAATTACGCTCGCAACGTACTCTATAAGCCAGAGGTTGTATTACATTCCGTTTGAGAAGGTCAGATTTTTAAAAATATGTTCTATTTTTATCGTAATCACAGGATGTTCCTGGGCGTTTCAAATGTCAAATATGCTCTTTGATGTACTTTTCAGGATTCTATTAATCGTGGTATTTTTTTTGAGTCTCTATTTAGTAAAATTCCTTCAAAACAATGAATTAAATTACATAAAGAGGGCTTATAACAACCTGCTGCAACAGAAGGGTATTTATAATAAAATCAAATTTGGTTATGGGCTTATAAGAGTGCAATAA
- a CDS encoding class I SAM-dependent methyltransferase — MSLQSEQRVTKCPVCLSSQFSTFYTIPYAPAHVGILWRSKEEALNCLRGDIELACCSDCGFISNIAFDSSLMEYTEEYDNSLHFSKYYQNYAESVAKRLVEDYQLYDKKIIEIGSGKGDFLSLICKIGKNYGTGFDPSYRGNLSPVQSSDRITFIRDYYSANYSHYQGDLICSRHVFEHIPNPFEFLTALRSTIDGQDNPILYFEVPNILLILKELSVWDIIYEHCSYFGATSLERVFNLSKFDTVKLFESFGNQFIGIEATPARDVGKSLARNSNKIKELLTLVRDFSYKCRIKLEEWENTLQHIEQNNESTVIWGAGSKSVSFLNILNIKDQITYVVDINPRKKGCYMPGTGQKIILPEELKNHIPDNVIIMNPLYKQEIQQQLNSLGLNPKLLFAI, encoded by the coding sequence ATGTCACTACAGTCTGAACAAAGGGTAACTAAATGTCCTGTTTGTTTATCATCGCAATTTTCAACTTTTTATACAATACCTTATGCTCCGGCTCATGTTGGTATTTTATGGAGAAGTAAAGAAGAAGCTCTTAATTGTCTCAGGGGAGATATAGAACTGGCATGTTGCAGCGATTGTGGATTTATTTCCAACATTGCCTTTGATTCTTCATTGATGGAATATACTGAAGAGTATGATAACTCTCTCCATTTCTCAAAATATTATCAAAATTATGCTGAATCAGTCGCCAAAAGGCTTGTAGAAGATTACCAATTATATGACAAAAAAATAATTGAAATCGGTTCGGGTAAAGGTGACTTTTTATCTTTAATCTGTAAAATAGGAAAAAATTACGGAACGGGTTTTGACCCAAGCTACCGGGGAAATCTTTCTCCTGTACAATCATCAGATCGAATAACGTTTATCAGAGATTATTATTCAGCGAACTATTCTCATTATCAGGGAGATTTAATATGTAGTCGCCATGTATTTGAGCATATTCCAAATCCTTTTGAATTTCTGACCGCACTACGTTCAACTATCGATGGACAAGACAATCCCATTTTATATTTTGAAGTCCCCAACATATTACTCATTCTCAAAGAGCTTTCAGTATGGGATATAATTTATGAGCACTGTTCCTACTTTGGAGCGACTTCGCTTGAGAGGGTATTTAATCTCTCAAAATTTGATACGGTTAAGCTATTTGAGAGTTTTGGGAATCAATTTATAGGTATTGAAGCAACTCCTGCAAGAGATGTTGGAAAATCATTAGCAAGGAATTCGAATAAGATAAAAGAATTGCTAACCCTCGTCCGCGATTTTTCTTATAAATGCAGGATAAAATTAGAAGAGTGGGAAAACACCCTGCAGCACATTGAGCAAAATAATGAAAGTACGGTTATATGGGGCGCAGGAAGCAAAAGTGTGAGCTTTTTAAATATACTAAATATTAAGGATCAAATTACCTATGTTGTTGATATTAATCCTCGGAAGAAAGGATGCTATATGCCAGGAACCGGTCAAAAAATAATCTTACCAGAAGAATTAAAAAATCATATACCTGATAATGTCATTATTATGAATCCTCTCTATAAGCAGGAAATCCAACAACAGCTAAATTCATTAGGTTTAAATCCTAAACTGTTATTTGCTATTTAA
- a CDS encoding PEP-CTERM sorting domain-containing protein (PEP-CTERM proteins occur, often in large numbers, in the proteomes of bacteria that also encode an exosortase, a predicted intramembrane cysteine proteinase. The presence of a PEP-CTERM domain at a protein's C-terminus predicts cleavage within the sorting domain, followed by covalent anchoring to some some component of the (usually Gram-negative) cell surface. Many PEP-CTERM proteins exhibit an unusual sequence composition that includes large numbers of potential glycosylation sites. Expression of one such protein has been shown restore the ability of a bacterium to form floc, a type of biofilm.): MKKNVMVWFSILLLHGVLLSSNIFAGHGATDGVPPNAPEPLSYLLLLAGGATLAVFRRWRAKKGSKNLDKQS, translated from the coding sequence ATGAAAAAAAATGTAATGGTATGGTTTTCAATACTTTTATTACATGGTGTACTATTGAGTAGTAATATTTTTGCAGGTCATGGTGCTACCGATGGAGTGCCTCCGAATGCTCCGGAACCATTGAGTTATTTACTCCTTTTGGCAGGGGGAGCTACTCTGGCAGTTTTTCGCCGATGGAGGGCTAAGAAAGGTTCAAAGAATTTAGATAAGCAATCTTAA
- the rfbF gene encoding glucose-1-phosphate cytidylyltransferase, whose translation MKVVILAGGLGTRLAEETEIKPKPMVEIGGQPILWHIMMHYSYYGFNHFIIALGYKGEVIKKYIVDYCSLNSNLTVNLKNGDVKAHGTGKPDWVIDLVDTGISTLTGGRIKRLAPYIGNETFMLTYGDGVSNVDLRKLLLFHNTHQRYATLTAVRPNARFGYLDLEGDYVKKFSEKPEKNEVWINGGFFVLEPEVLNYIDGDTTQWERKPMESLERDGQLAAYRHVSFWQCMDTLRDKRLLEDLWQNGNAPWKIWS comes from the coding sequence ATGAAGGTAGTCATTCTTGCCGGAGGTTTAGGTACCCGACTCGCAGAAGAGACAGAGATAAAACCAAAACCGATGGTAGAGATTGGAGGTCAACCAATCCTCTGGCATATTATGATGCATTACTCTTATTATGGTTTTAATCATTTTATCATTGCCCTTGGTTATAAAGGCGAGGTAATTAAAAAGTACATCGTGGATTATTGTTCGCTGAACAGTAATTTAACTGTAAATTTAAAAAATGGAGATGTAAAAGCTCATGGCACTGGCAAACCTGATTGGGTAATTGATTTGGTTGATACGGGAATTTCAACACTTACAGGCGGTCGTATCAAGCGACTTGCCCCTTATATAGGAAATGAAACGTTTATGCTAACCTATGGAGATGGGGTATCTAATGTAGATTTGCGTAAATTGTTACTGTTTCATAACACTCATCAGAGGTATGCCACATTAACTGCTGTCCGGCCAAATGCACGCTTTGGCTATCTTGATTTAGAAGGAGATTATGTGAAAAAATTTTCTGAAAAACCCGAGAAGAATGAGGTATGGATAAACGGCGGCTTCTTTGTTCTGGAACCTGAAGTACTTAACTACATCGATGGCGATACTACGCAATGGGAGAGAAAACCTATGGAATCATTGGAGAGAGATGGACAACTGGCGGCATACCGCCATGTATCCTTTTGGCAATGTATGGATACGTTACGCGATAAGCGATTATTAGAAGATCTTTGGCAAAATGGTAACGCCCCATGGAAGATTTGGAGCTAA
- a CDS encoding glucose-1-phosphate cytidylyltransferase: protein MKVVLFCGGLGTRLRDYSETIPKPLVNVGYRPIIWHVMKYYAYYGHKDFILCLGYKADVIKNYFLNYNECVSNDFVLSEGGKKLQLLNNDDIKDWRITFVDTGLESNVGQRLKAVEKYLAGEEVFLANYSDGLTDLELPKLIDNFSRHKTIGSLLCIKPTQSFHVISMRNDSMVSEIQEIARSGIWINGGYFIFRREIFNYIKEGEDLNHEPFHRLIQEEELLAYKYEGFWACMDTFKDKQRLDDIYARGEAPWEVWKSQITRKTFFLPIEEPVGTAAFG from the coding sequence ATGAAGGTGGTCTTATTTTGTGGCGGTTTAGGAACGAGACTGAGAGATTATTCGGAAACTATTCCCAAGCCTCTCGTGAATGTTGGATACCGGCCCATAATATGGCATGTAATGAAGTATTATGCTTACTACGGGCATAAAGATTTTATCCTATGTCTTGGTTATAAGGCAGATGTGATAAAGAATTACTTCCTGAACTATAATGAATGTGTTTCTAATGATTTTGTCTTATCAGAAGGCGGTAAAAAACTACAATTATTAAATAACGATGATATTAAAGACTGGAGAATTACTTTTGTAGATACCGGGTTAGAATCAAATGTTGGCCAGCGATTAAAGGCAGTAGAGAAATACCTGGCAGGAGAAGAGGTATTTTTAGCTAACTATAGTGACGGTTTAACGGATTTGGAACTCCCTAAGTTGATAGATAATTTTTCTCGTCATAAAACAATAGGGAGCCTTCTCTGTATAAAACCAACGCAAAGCTTTCACGTTATCTCAATGAGAAATGATAGCATGGTGAGTGAAATACAGGAAATTGCCCGATCTGGCATTTGGATTAACGGGGGATATTTCATTTTTAGAAGGGAAATTTTCAATTATATAAAAGAAGGTGAAGACTTAAACCATGAACCTTTCCATAGATTAATACAAGAAGAAGAACTTCTTGCCTATAAATATGAGGGATTTTGGGCTTGTATGGATACCTTTAAAGATAAACAGCGGCTTGATGATATTTATGCGCGTGGTGAGGCTCCCTGGGAAGTGTGGAAATCGCAAATAACAAGAAAAACCTTTTTTTTACCCATTGAGGAGCCAGTCGGTACAGCAGCTTTTGGGTAA
- the xrt gene encoding exosortase, which produces MVHYLVWILTASLYATVIYVLYRSKWMASDYTHAYFILPIFFWLVWRKHTSLREHLKKIKPDNNFFGLFIFLMGILMFIFGKHQNYIFITTLSLLPVLYGLIRYLYGLSITRILSFPIFYLILIVPLPLGIVDSITLPMRYGITIATEVILRLFDYPITREGLLLSIGSNELFMGQPCSGFRSLITMFSLALVYVYLSKASLPKKTLLVSFIIPLSLFGNLIRVITLCIITYYFGEAAGQGFFHNFSGIVIFMIILSGLIGLECLFRKNLHLTN; this is translated from the coding sequence ATGGTTCATTATCTTGTTTGGATACTAACAGCATCTCTGTATGCCACCGTTATCTATGTACTGTACCGATCAAAGTGGATGGCTTCCGATTATACCCATGCTTACTTTATTCTGCCAATATTCTTTTGGCTTGTGTGGCGTAAACATACAAGCCTGAGGGAACATCTTAAAAAGATTAAACCTGATAATAATTTTTTTGGTCTTTTCATTTTTTTAATGGGTATCCTCATGTTTATTTTTGGGAAGCACCAAAATTATATATTCATTACAACACTTTCACTACTTCCTGTATTATACGGGTTAATCCGCTATCTTTACGGATTGAGCATAACAAGAATATTATCTTTTCCCATTTTCTATCTTATCCTTATTGTTCCTCTTCCTCTCGGCATTGTGGATAGCATTACCTTACCTATGCGTTACGGAATTACTATTGCTACCGAGGTAATCTTAAGACTTTTTGATTACCCCATTACCAGAGAAGGGCTTTTATTATCCATTGGCAGTAATGAGCTGTTTATGGGTCAGCCTTGCAGTGGTTTTCGTTCCCTTATTACTATGTTCTCATTGGCTTTGGTTTATGTATATCTCAGCAAAGCAAGTTTACCCAAAAAAACTTTGCTAGTCTCTTTTATTATTCCTCTTTCATTATTTGGGAATCTTATCCGCGTAATAACATTATGTATCATAACCTATTATTTTGGTGAAGCGGCAGGACAAGGATTTTTTCATAATTTTAGTGGAATTGTTATCTTTATGATTATTCTATCAGGATTAATTGGCCTAGAATGTCTTTTCAGAAAAAACTTACACCTTACAAACTAA